A single genomic interval of Patescibacteria group bacterium harbors:
- the dnaN gene encoding DNA polymerase III subunit beta, with protein MKFSCLQENLSQGLNTVSHLAGINKSGLPILNNILISTEKGGLKLSSTNLEIAIETIIRAKIEEEGTFTVPSQIFNNYINLLPLGEVLNLEIKDNELIIEAKNQTAKIKGSSSEEFPIIPQIEKKEKIIVESKVLKDALEKIIFTISPNETRMEISGVLFTLNYPKDKNLTIVGTDSYRLAEKSIVLKELSIKEIKNIIIPAKTLQELLKIIKNEDNVEIYLLENQILFIYQNTELISRLISGIYPDYKQIIPQNFKTKTIINKDDFLKTVKAASFFTKSGINDIFLKLVAKKNQIQISSLNNQVGENKAVLEGEISGEDNEIVFNYRYLLDGLINLGGEEVNIEVTNDNTAAVIRSVSDESYLYLIMPIKNK; from the coding sequence ATGAAATTCTCCTGTTTACAAGAAAATTTATCTCAAGGTCTTAATACGGTAAGTCATTTAGCAGGGATAAATAAATCGGGATTGCCTATTTTAAATAATATTTTAATTTCAACTGAAAAAGGAGGATTAAAATTAAGCAGTACAAACCTTGAAATAGCCATAGAAACTATAATTAGAGCTAAAATAGAAGAAGAAGGCACATTTACTGTTCCCTCTCAAATATTTAATAACTATATAAATTTATTACCCCTGGGAGAAGTTTTAAACTTGGAAATTAAAGATAATGAATTGATTATTGAAGCTAAAAATCAAACAGCAAAAATTAAAGGATCTTCGTCAGAAGAATTTCCGATTATCCCCCAAATAGAGAAAAAAGAAAAAATTATTGTAGAAAGTAAGGTTTTAAAAGATGCTTTGGAAAAAATTATTTTTACCATCTCACCAAATGAAACAAGAATGGAAATAAGTGGTGTTTTATTCACTTTGAATTATCCTAAAGATAAAAATTTAACCATTGTCGGAACAGACAGTTATCGATTGGCGGAAAAATCAATTGTTCTAAAAGAATTGTCTATTAAAGAAATAAAAAATATTATTATTCCGGCCAAAACCCTACAAGAATTGTTAAAAATTATTAAAAACGAAGATAATGTGGAAATTTATTTATTGGAAAATCAAATCTTGTTTATTTATCAGAATACCGAATTGATTTCTCGCCTGATTAGCGGTATTTATCCGGACTATAAACAAATTATCCCTCAAAATTTTAAAACCAAAACCATTATTAATAAAGATGATTTTCTAAAAACAGTTAAAGCCGCCAGTTTCTTTACAAAAAGCGGCATTAATGATATTTTTCTAAAATTAGTTGCCAAAAAAAATCAAATTCAGATTTCTTCTTTAAATAATCAAGTTGGAGAAAATAAGGCTGTTTTAGAAGGGGAAATTTCAGGAGAAGACAATGAAATTGTTTTTAATTATCGTTATCTGCTTGATGGTTTGATTAACTTGGGCGGTGAAGAAGTGAATATAGAAGTGACAAATGATAATACTGCCGCCGTTATTAGATCTGTTTCTGATGAATCTTATTTATATTTAATCATGCCGATTAAAAATAAATAA
- a CDS encoding HU family DNA-binding protein: protein MNKAELIEVVTNKAKNCSKAETARMIDTFIDSIIAALKKGDKVAIAGFGTFSVKLRKARAGINPKTQVKIQIPSMKVPKFKAGKEFKTSVR, encoded by the coding sequence ATGAATAAAGCTGAATTAATCGAAGTCGTAACCAATAAAGCTAAAAATTGTTCTAAAGCTGAAACAGCTAGAATGATTGATACTTTTATTGATAGCATTATCGCCGCTTTAAAAAAGGGAGATAAGGTGGCTATCGCCGGTTTTGGAACCTTCTCTGTTAAATTGAGAAAAGCAAGAGCTGGTATTAATCCAAAAACTCAAGTTAAAATTCAAATTCCTTCAATGAAAGTTCCTAAATTTAAGGCTGGTAAAGAATTCAAAACTTCTGTAAGATAA
- a CDS encoding ribonuclease H-like domain-containing protein produces the protein MSKLVFDIETIGENFDEMDAATQEILIKSIKKESKDNDEYEKSLQDLKQGLGFSPLTGEIVAIGVLDCEKDKGAVCFQAPNANLKETEENGIKFKPMTEKEMLENFWNGAKNYQEFISFNGRSFDVPFLMVRSAINNVLPSKDLMSNRYLGSQKYDSKHIDLFDQLSFYGAVWQRKGGLHLWSRAFNIESPKANGITGDDVSALFKEKKFLDIAKYNVGDLRATKKLYEYWEKYFKF, from the coding sequence ATGTCTAAATTAGTTTTTGATATTGAAACTATCGGAGAAAACTTTGACGAAATGGATGCGGCGACTCAAGAAATTCTTATTAAATCAATTAAAAAAGAATCTAAAGATAATGACGAATATGAAAAATCCCTGCAAGATTTAAAGCAAGGGCTCGGATTTTCGCCTTTAACCGGCGAGATTGTCGCAATCGGCGTTTTAGATTGTGAGAAAGATAAAGGAGCGGTTTGTTTCCAAGCTCCAAATGCCAATCTTAAAGAAACAGAAGAAAATGGCATTAAATTCAAACCAATGACCGAAAAAGAAATGCTGGAAAATTTTTGGAACGGCGCGAAAAATTATCAAGAATTCATCAGTTTCAACGGCCGAAGTTTTGACGTGCCATTTTTGATGGTCAGATCAGCAATTAATAATGTTCTACCAAGTAAAGATTTAATGTCTAATCGATATCTTGGAAGTCAAAAATATGATTCTAAACACATAGACTTGTTTGACCAGCTCTCTTTTTATGGCGCTGTTTGGCAAAGAAAAGGAGGATTACATCTTTGGAGCCGCGCTTTCAATATTGAAAGCCCCAAGGCCAATGGAATAACCGGCGATGACGTGAGCGCTTTATTTAAAGAAAAAAAATTCTTGGATATTGCCAAATATAATGTCGGTGATTTAAGAGCGACAAAAAAACTTTACGAATATTGGGAAAAATATTTTAAATTCTGA
- the ftsH gene encoding ATP-dependent zinc metalloprotease FtsH, with product MKNLLKNFLIFLIIFLVIAGIFSLTSSDNKKTQEISISQLVQEIQEDKVKEIVVTDNSLNILLVNQEKQTTLKEDNQPLVELLTNYGVSSEKLSKLSIQIKNASNRNVFLTVVLPILLPFLLLVGFFYYLSNQMKGSGMQAFKFGESKARQVNPKDKRTKVTFQNVAGVHEAKEALQDVVKFLKSPKNFINMGAKIPKGVLLIGMPGTGKTLLARAVAGEANVPFFHISGSEFVEMFVGVGASRVRDLFRRAQKNLPCIIFIDELDAVGRIRGSGVGGSHDEREQTLNQILVELDGFEPNSGLVVMAATNRPDILDPALLRPGRFDRKVILDIPDIKDREFILKIHSAGKPLASNVNLHQIAERTPGFSGADLENLLNEAAILTVKNNKKKVGHEEILESIDKVLLGPERKSHILSDKEKNIVAFHEAGHAIVSWNLPSCDPVHKVSIISRGQAAGYTLRMPEEEKYLRSKPEFLDNIAVYLGGYISEKLTFKEVTTGASNDLRQVTHLSRKLVTEFGMSDILGPRTFGEKEELIFLGREISERRDYSEKIAQTIDEEVSKIINLCYNRAEEILEKNKEKLEEVAKILLKKETIEKDEFAKIMKN from the coding sequence ATGAAAAATTTATTAAAGAATTTTCTCATTTTTTTGATTATTTTTTTGGTAATTGCCGGAATTTTCAGTTTAACAAGCTCTGACAATAAAAAAACTCAAGAAATAAGCATAAGCCAGCTGGTTCAAGAAATTCAAGAAGACAAAGTAAAGGAAATTGTTGTTACTGACAATTCTTTGAATATTTTATTAGTTAATCAAGAAAAACAAACTACCTTAAAAGAAGACAATCAGCCTTTAGTGGAGCTTTTAACCAATTATGGAGTCAGTTCAGAAAAACTTTCCAAACTTTCCATCCAAATAAAAAATGCTTCCAATCGCAACGTCTTTTTAACCGTTGTTTTGCCTATTTTATTGCCCTTCCTGCTTTTGGTGGGCTTTTTTTATTATTTATCCAATCAAATGAAAGGATCAGGAATGCAAGCTTTTAAATTCGGAGAAAGCAAGGCCAGGCAAGTTAATCCAAAAGACAAAAGAACAAAAGTAACTTTTCAAAATGTAGCCGGTGTTCATGAAGCCAAAGAAGCTCTCCAAGATGTGGTAAAATTTTTAAAAAGTCCGAAAAATTTCATCAATATGGGAGCTAAAATTCCCAAAGGAGTGCTTTTAATCGGCATGCCGGGTACAGGAAAAACCCTTCTGGCAAGAGCCGTGGCCGGAGAAGCAAATGTTCCGTTTTTTCATATTTCCGGTTCTGAATTCGTGGAAATGTTTGTCGGCGTCGGAGCTTCGCGCGTCAGAGATCTTTTCAGAAGAGCGCAAAAAAATCTTCCTTGTATTATTTTTATTGATGAACTTGATGCCGTTGGTCGCATTAGAGGGTCAGGAGTTGGAGGATCTCATGACGAAAGAGAACAAACTTTAAACCAAATTCTTGTTGAACTTGATGGTTTTGAACCAAATAGCGGATTAGTGGTTATGGCCGCGACAAATCGACCGGATATTTTAGACCCTGCCTTATTAAGACCGGGCCGATTTGATAGAAAAGTTATTTTAGACATACCTGATATTAAAGATCGCGAATTTATTTTAAAAATTCATTCCGCTGGTAAACCATTAGCCTCAAATGTAAATCTGCATCAAATTGCTGAGAGAACGCCTGGTTTTTCCGGAGCGGATTTGGAAAATCTTTTAAACGAAGCGGCTATTTTAACTGTTAAAAATAATAAAAAGAAAGTCGGCCATGAAGAAATTTTAGAAAGCATAGATAAGGTTTTATTGGGGCCTGAAAGAAAAAGCCATATCCTCTCAGATAAAGAAAAAAATATTGTCGCTTTCCATGAAGCCGGACACGCTATCGTCAGTTGGAATTTGCCAAGTTGCGATCCGGTGCATAAAGTATCCATTATCTCCCGCGGACAAGCCGCCGGTTATACTTTGCGCATGCCGGAAGAAGAAAAATATCTTCGTTCCAAGCCTGAATTTTTGGATAATATCGCCGTTTATCTTGGCGGTTATATAAGCGAAAAACTTACATTTAAAGAGGTGACCACGGGTGCTTCCAATGATTTACGACAAGTAACACATTTAAGCCGCAAGTTGGTGACCGAATTTGGCATGAGTGATATTTTGGGTCCGCGCACTTTTGGCGAGAAAGAAGAACTGATTTTCTTGGGTCGCGAAATTTCCGAAAGAAGAGATTATTCTGAAAAAATCGCTCAAACTATAGACGAGGAGGTTTCTAAAATCATTAATCTTTGCTATAATAGAGCCGAAGAGATTCTTGAAAAAAATAAAGAAAAACTGGAAGAAGTGGCCAAAATTCTGCTTAAAAAAGAAACGATTGAGAAAGATGAATTTGCCAAAATCATGAAAAATTAA